In Hirundo rustica isolate bHirRus1 chromosome 4, bHirRus1.pri.v3, whole genome shotgun sequence, a genomic segment contains:
- the PODXL gene encoding podocalyxin isoform X1: protein MRAAGLLLLLLLGVSSQDDPDSADPGQTLTNTTTKTTTVTTTASTTKVSPEISSPTTTQTTVATTTKTEATQTPVGASTTVQTTTTNTTTATTSPAASPPPAATSPTTATVITATTLGVASSATTTLSHMSGQDSSSHSATTPKTTPAASSTASQQPSGATDSSGSSGTTAAAKHVVTNATSPPAAVGPSSPTAQPQGNQPLDHLPNTTASTTVERTQPSQSSKECDVSLPQCAIKQPPSSSPSVQTPTTSTSPGSTGTPVTTPTVSSSFTTTPTLQPGSKHKVPEAGTMAAPGADQSTHDDGSAAAKPTSASQSPASAQPPAPTSGDQTDQTEGCSSGHQHPNISYPNKLLCEDQVQHIRPTIQLKEPRTCAEWRAASDNNSFFETFCSTAQHVFDASRERCTVTLMACQPRSRHWAVWVVLHHPLDSEEVLKELKEKQDKLEELGIVNITSDKMVEDMTINDEFSTPLIITIITLAGSLLLVAAIYGCHQRFSQKKDQNIHPDVPGFDDGHVALIFNQRLTEEMQTMENGYHDNPTLEVMETSSEMQEKKVNLNGELGDSWIVPLDTLMKEDLEEEEDTHL from the exons ATGCGGGCtgcggggctgctgctgctgctgctgctcg GTGTCAGCTCTCAGGATGATCCGGATTCTGCAGACCCAGGACAAACCCTGACCAACACGACCACAAAAACCACCACGGTGACCACCACTGCAAGCACCACAAAGGTCTCGCCAGAGATCTCATCACCGACCACAACCCAAACCACCGTTGCCACTACGACTAAGACAGAAGCCACTCAGACCCCTGTGGGAGCATCCACCACTGttcaaaccaccaccaccaacaccACCACCGCCACCACCAGCCCAGCAGCGTCACCGCCCCCCGCTGCCACGTCACCTACCACAGCGACAGTGATCACCGCCACAACACTGGGGGTGGCATCGTCGGCCACCACCACCCTGTCCCACATGTCTGGGCAGGACAGCTCCTCACACAGTGCCAccacccccaaaaccacccctgCTGCAAGCTCCACTGCTTCCCAGCAGCCCAGTGGAGCTACAGACAGTTCGGGAAGCTCGGGAACCACCGCTGCTGCAAAACACGTTGTCACTAATGCAACCAGTCCTCCAGCAGCTGTTGGCCCATCCTCTCCCACCGCACAGCCTCAGGGAAACCAGCCTTTGGATCATTTGCCTAACACCACTGCAAGCACCACAGTGGAGAGGactcagccttcccaaagcTCCAAGGAGTGTGATGTCTCTCTTCCCCAGTGTGCCATCAAGCAGCCTCCTTCTTCCAGTCCTTCAGTACAGACTCCAACCACTTCCACCAGTCCTGGAAGCACTGGCACTCCTGTTACCACTCCAACTGTATCCTCATCCTTCACCACCACTCCGACGTTGCAACCTGGCAGCAAACACAAGGTCCCAGAGGCAGGCACcatggcagctcctggggcag ACCAGAGTACCCACGATGATGGATCTGCAGCAGCCAAACCCACCAGTGcctcccagagccctgccagcGCCCAGCCACCGGCTCCAACCTCAGGGGACCAGACAGACCAGACAGAGGGCTGCAGTTCTGGCCACCAGCACCCCAACATTTCTTACCCAAACAAG CTCCTCTGTGAAGACCAGGTGCAACATATCAGGCCCACCATTCAGCTGAAAGAACCCAGAACCTGT GCTGAGTGGAGGGCTGCCAGCGACAACAACTCCTTCTTTGAGACCTTCTGCTCCACGGCCCAGCACGTGTTTGACGCCAGCAGGGAGCGGTGCACGGTGACGCTGATGGcctgccagccccgctcccgccaCTGGGCCGTGTGGGTGGTCCTGCACC aTCCCTTGGACTCCGAAGAAGTCctgaaggagctgaaggagaagcAGGACAAGTTAGAGGAG CTCGGCATCGTCAACATCACCTCAGACAAAATGGTGGAGGACATGACCATCAACGACGAGTTCAGCACGCCCCTgatcatcaccatcatcacccTGGCCGGGTCCCTGCTGCTCGTCGCGGCCATCTACGGCTGCCACCAGCGCTTCTCCCAAAAGAAGGACCAG AACATCCACCCTGATGTCCCCGGGTTTGATGATGGACATGTGGCCCTGATCTTTAAT CAGCGCCTGACCGAGGAGATGCAGACCATGGAGAACGGCTACCATGACAACCCCACGCTGGAGGTGATGGAGACCTCCTCCGAAATGCAGGAGAAGAAGGTGAACCTCAACGGTGAGCTGGGGGACAGCTGGATCgttcctctggacacactcatGAAGGAAGacctggaggaagaggaggacaCGCATTTATAG
- the PODXL gene encoding podocalyxin isoform X4, producing MRAAGLLLLLLLGVSSQDDPDSADPGQTLTNTTTKTTTVTTTASTTKVSPEISSPTTTQTTVATTTKTEATQTPVGASTTVQTTTTNTTTATTSPAASPPPAATSPTTATVITATTLGVASSATTTLSHMSGQDSSSHSATTPKTTPAASSTASQQPSGATDSSGSSGTTAAAKHVVTNATSPPAAVGPSSPTAQPQGNQPLDHLPNTTASTTVERTQPSQSSKECDVSLPQCAIKQPPSSSPSVQTPTTSTSPGSTGTPVTTPTVSSSFTTTPTLQPGSKHKVPEAGTMAAPGADQSTHDDGSAAAKPTSASQSPASAQPPAPTSGDQTDQTEGCSSGHQHPNISYPNKLLCEDQVQHIRPTIQLKEPRTCAEWRAASDNNSFFETFCSTAQHVFDASRERCTVTLMACQPRSRHWAVWVVLHHPLDSEEVLKELKEKQDKLEELGIVNITSDKMVEDMTINDEFSTPLIITIITLAGSLLLVAAIYGCHQRFSQKKDQRLTEEMQTMENGYHDNPTLEVMETSSEMQEKKVNLNGELGDSWIVPLDTLMKEDLEEEEDTHL from the exons ATGCGGGCtgcggggctgctgctgctgctgctgctcg GTGTCAGCTCTCAGGATGATCCGGATTCTGCAGACCCAGGACAAACCCTGACCAACACGACCACAAAAACCACCACGGTGACCACCACTGCAAGCACCACAAAGGTCTCGCCAGAGATCTCATCACCGACCACAACCCAAACCACCGTTGCCACTACGACTAAGACAGAAGCCACTCAGACCCCTGTGGGAGCATCCACCACTGttcaaaccaccaccaccaacaccACCACCGCCACCACCAGCCCAGCAGCGTCACCGCCCCCCGCTGCCACGTCACCTACCACAGCGACAGTGATCACCGCCACAACACTGGGGGTGGCATCGTCGGCCACCACCACCCTGTCCCACATGTCTGGGCAGGACAGCTCCTCACACAGTGCCAccacccccaaaaccacccctgCTGCAAGCTCCACTGCTTCCCAGCAGCCCAGTGGAGCTACAGACAGTTCGGGAAGCTCGGGAACCACCGCTGCTGCAAAACACGTTGTCACTAATGCAACCAGTCCTCCAGCAGCTGTTGGCCCATCCTCTCCCACCGCACAGCCTCAGGGAAACCAGCCTTTGGATCATTTGCCTAACACCACTGCAAGCACCACAGTGGAGAGGactcagccttcccaaagcTCCAAGGAGTGTGATGTCTCTCTTCCCCAGTGTGCCATCAAGCAGCCTCCTTCTTCCAGTCCTTCAGTACAGACTCCAACCACTTCCACCAGTCCTGGAAGCACTGGCACTCCTGTTACCACTCCAACTGTATCCTCATCCTTCACCACCACTCCGACGTTGCAACCTGGCAGCAAACACAAGGTCCCAGAGGCAGGCACcatggcagctcctggggcag ACCAGAGTACCCACGATGATGGATCTGCAGCAGCCAAACCCACCAGTGcctcccagagccctgccagcGCCCAGCCACCGGCTCCAACCTCAGGGGACCAGACAGACCAGACAGAGGGCTGCAGTTCTGGCCACCAGCACCCCAACATTTCTTACCCAAACAAG CTCCTCTGTGAAGACCAGGTGCAACATATCAGGCCCACCATTCAGCTGAAAGAACCCAGAACCTGT GCTGAGTGGAGGGCTGCCAGCGACAACAACTCCTTCTTTGAGACCTTCTGCTCCACGGCCCAGCACGTGTTTGACGCCAGCAGGGAGCGGTGCACGGTGACGCTGATGGcctgccagccccgctcccgccaCTGGGCCGTGTGGGTGGTCCTGCACC aTCCCTTGGACTCCGAAGAAGTCctgaaggagctgaaggagaagcAGGACAAGTTAGAGGAG CTCGGCATCGTCAACATCACCTCAGACAAAATGGTGGAGGACATGACCATCAACGACGAGTTCAGCACGCCCCTgatcatcaccatcatcacccTGGCCGGGTCCCTGCTGCTCGTCGCGGCCATCTACGGCTGCCACCAGCGCTTCTCCCAAAAGAAGGACCAG CGCCTGACCGAGGAGATGCAGACCATGGAGAACGGCTACCATGACAACCCCACGCTGGAGGTGATGGAGACCTCCTCCGAAATGCAGGAGAAGAAGGTGAACCTCAACGGTGAGCTGGGGGACAGCTGGATCgttcctctggacacactcatGAAGGAAGacctggaggaagaggaggacaCGCATTTATAG
- the PODXL gene encoding podocalyxin isoform X3 — protein sequence MRAAGLLLLLLLGVSSQDDPDSADPGQTLTNTTTKTTTVTTTASTTKVSPEISSPTTTQTTVATTTKTEATQTPVGASTTVQTTTTNTTTATTSPAASPPPAATSPTTATVITATTLGVASSATTTLSHMSGQDSSSHSATTPKTTPAASSTASQQPSGATDSSGSSGTTAAAKHVVTNATSPPAAVGPSSPTAQPQGNQPLDHLPNTTASTTVERTQPSQSSKECDVSLPQCAIKQPPSSSPSVQTPTTSTSPGSTGTPVTTPTVSSSFTTTPTLQPGSKHKVPEAGTMAAPGADQSTHDDGSAAAKPTSASQSPASAQPPAPTSGDQTDQTEGCSSGHQHPNISYPNKLLCEDQVQHIRPTIQLKEPRTCAEWRAASDNNSFFETFCSTAQHVFDASRERCTVTLMACQPRSRHWAVWVVLHHPLDSEEVLKELKEKQDKLEELGIVNITSDKMVEDMTINDEFSTPLIITIITLAGSLLLVAAIYGCHQRFSQKKDQQRLTEEMQTMENGYHDNPTLEVMETSSEMQEKKVNLNGELGDSWIVPLDTLMKEDLEEEEDTHL from the exons ATGCGGGCtgcggggctgctgctgctgctgctgctcg GTGTCAGCTCTCAGGATGATCCGGATTCTGCAGACCCAGGACAAACCCTGACCAACACGACCACAAAAACCACCACGGTGACCACCACTGCAAGCACCACAAAGGTCTCGCCAGAGATCTCATCACCGACCACAACCCAAACCACCGTTGCCACTACGACTAAGACAGAAGCCACTCAGACCCCTGTGGGAGCATCCACCACTGttcaaaccaccaccaccaacaccACCACCGCCACCACCAGCCCAGCAGCGTCACCGCCCCCCGCTGCCACGTCACCTACCACAGCGACAGTGATCACCGCCACAACACTGGGGGTGGCATCGTCGGCCACCACCACCCTGTCCCACATGTCTGGGCAGGACAGCTCCTCACACAGTGCCAccacccccaaaaccacccctgCTGCAAGCTCCACTGCTTCCCAGCAGCCCAGTGGAGCTACAGACAGTTCGGGAAGCTCGGGAACCACCGCTGCTGCAAAACACGTTGTCACTAATGCAACCAGTCCTCCAGCAGCTGTTGGCCCATCCTCTCCCACCGCACAGCCTCAGGGAAACCAGCCTTTGGATCATTTGCCTAACACCACTGCAAGCACCACAGTGGAGAGGactcagccttcccaaagcTCCAAGGAGTGTGATGTCTCTCTTCCCCAGTGTGCCATCAAGCAGCCTCCTTCTTCCAGTCCTTCAGTACAGACTCCAACCACTTCCACCAGTCCTGGAAGCACTGGCACTCCTGTTACCACTCCAACTGTATCCTCATCCTTCACCACCACTCCGACGTTGCAACCTGGCAGCAAACACAAGGTCCCAGAGGCAGGCACcatggcagctcctggggcag ACCAGAGTACCCACGATGATGGATCTGCAGCAGCCAAACCCACCAGTGcctcccagagccctgccagcGCCCAGCCACCGGCTCCAACCTCAGGGGACCAGACAGACCAGACAGAGGGCTGCAGTTCTGGCCACCAGCACCCCAACATTTCTTACCCAAACAAG CTCCTCTGTGAAGACCAGGTGCAACATATCAGGCCCACCATTCAGCTGAAAGAACCCAGAACCTGT GCTGAGTGGAGGGCTGCCAGCGACAACAACTCCTTCTTTGAGACCTTCTGCTCCACGGCCCAGCACGTGTTTGACGCCAGCAGGGAGCGGTGCACGGTGACGCTGATGGcctgccagccccgctcccgccaCTGGGCCGTGTGGGTGGTCCTGCACC aTCCCTTGGACTCCGAAGAAGTCctgaaggagctgaaggagaagcAGGACAAGTTAGAGGAG CTCGGCATCGTCAACATCACCTCAGACAAAATGGTGGAGGACATGACCATCAACGACGAGTTCAGCACGCCCCTgatcatcaccatcatcacccTGGCCGGGTCCCTGCTGCTCGTCGCGGCCATCTACGGCTGCCACCAGCGCTTCTCCCAAAAGAAGGACCAG CAGCGCCTGACCGAGGAGATGCAGACCATGGAGAACGGCTACCATGACAACCCCACGCTGGAGGTGATGGAGACCTCCTCCGAAATGCAGGAGAAGAAGGTGAACCTCAACGGTGAGCTGGGGGACAGCTGGATCgttcctctggacacactcatGAAGGAAGacctggaggaagaggaggacaCGCATTTATAG
- the PODXL gene encoding podocalyxin isoform X2: MRAAGLLLLLLLGVSSQDDPDSADPGQTLTNTTTKTTTVTTTASTTKVSPEISSPTTTQTTVATTTKTEATQTPVGASTTVQTTTTNTTTATTSPAASPPPAATSPTTATVITATTLGVASSATTTLSHMSGQDSSSHSATTPKTTPAASSTASQQPSGATDSSGSSGTTAAAKHVVTNATSPPAAVGPSSPTAQPQGNQPLDHLPNTTASTTVERTQPSQSSKECDVSLPQCAIKQPPSSSPSVQTPTTSTSPGSTGTPVTTPTVSSSFTTTPTLQPGSKHKVPEAGTMAAPGADQSTHDDGSAAAKPTSASQSPASAQPPAPTSGDQTDQTEGCSSGHQHPNISYPNKLLCEDQVQHIRPTIQLKEPRTCAEWRAASDNNSFFETFCSTAQHVFDASRERCTVTLMACQPRSRHWAVWVVLHHPLDSEEVLKELKEKQDKLEELGIVNITSDKMVEDMTINDEFSTPLIITIITLAGSLLLVAAIYGCHQRFSQKKDQNIHPDVPGFDDGHVALIFNRLTEEMQTMENGYHDNPTLEVMETSSEMQEKKVNLNGELGDSWIVPLDTLMKEDLEEEEDTHL; encoded by the exons ATGCGGGCtgcggggctgctgctgctgctgctgctcg GTGTCAGCTCTCAGGATGATCCGGATTCTGCAGACCCAGGACAAACCCTGACCAACACGACCACAAAAACCACCACGGTGACCACCACTGCAAGCACCACAAAGGTCTCGCCAGAGATCTCATCACCGACCACAACCCAAACCACCGTTGCCACTACGACTAAGACAGAAGCCACTCAGACCCCTGTGGGAGCATCCACCACTGttcaaaccaccaccaccaacaccACCACCGCCACCACCAGCCCAGCAGCGTCACCGCCCCCCGCTGCCACGTCACCTACCACAGCGACAGTGATCACCGCCACAACACTGGGGGTGGCATCGTCGGCCACCACCACCCTGTCCCACATGTCTGGGCAGGACAGCTCCTCACACAGTGCCAccacccccaaaaccacccctgCTGCAAGCTCCACTGCTTCCCAGCAGCCCAGTGGAGCTACAGACAGTTCGGGAAGCTCGGGAACCACCGCTGCTGCAAAACACGTTGTCACTAATGCAACCAGTCCTCCAGCAGCTGTTGGCCCATCCTCTCCCACCGCACAGCCTCAGGGAAACCAGCCTTTGGATCATTTGCCTAACACCACTGCAAGCACCACAGTGGAGAGGactcagccttcccaaagcTCCAAGGAGTGTGATGTCTCTCTTCCCCAGTGTGCCATCAAGCAGCCTCCTTCTTCCAGTCCTTCAGTACAGACTCCAACCACTTCCACCAGTCCTGGAAGCACTGGCACTCCTGTTACCACTCCAACTGTATCCTCATCCTTCACCACCACTCCGACGTTGCAACCTGGCAGCAAACACAAGGTCCCAGAGGCAGGCACcatggcagctcctggggcag ACCAGAGTACCCACGATGATGGATCTGCAGCAGCCAAACCCACCAGTGcctcccagagccctgccagcGCCCAGCCACCGGCTCCAACCTCAGGGGACCAGACAGACCAGACAGAGGGCTGCAGTTCTGGCCACCAGCACCCCAACATTTCTTACCCAAACAAG CTCCTCTGTGAAGACCAGGTGCAACATATCAGGCCCACCATTCAGCTGAAAGAACCCAGAACCTGT GCTGAGTGGAGGGCTGCCAGCGACAACAACTCCTTCTTTGAGACCTTCTGCTCCACGGCCCAGCACGTGTTTGACGCCAGCAGGGAGCGGTGCACGGTGACGCTGATGGcctgccagccccgctcccgccaCTGGGCCGTGTGGGTGGTCCTGCACC aTCCCTTGGACTCCGAAGAAGTCctgaaggagctgaaggagaagcAGGACAAGTTAGAGGAG CTCGGCATCGTCAACATCACCTCAGACAAAATGGTGGAGGACATGACCATCAACGACGAGTTCAGCACGCCCCTgatcatcaccatcatcacccTGGCCGGGTCCCTGCTGCTCGTCGCGGCCATCTACGGCTGCCACCAGCGCTTCTCCCAAAAGAAGGACCAG AACATCCACCCTGATGTCCCCGGGTTTGATGATGGACATGTGGCCCTGATCTTTAAT CGCCTGACCGAGGAGATGCAGACCATGGAGAACGGCTACCATGACAACCCCACGCTGGAGGTGATGGAGACCTCCTCCGAAATGCAGGAGAAGAAGGTGAACCTCAACGGTGAGCTGGGGGACAGCTGGATCgttcctctggacacactcatGAAGGAAGacctggaggaagaggaggacaCGCATTTATAG